Proteins from one Rosa chinensis cultivar Old Blush chromosome 7, RchiOBHm-V2, whole genome shotgun sequence genomic window:
- the LOC112175073 gene encoding protein-L-isoaspartate O-methyltransferase 1 isoform X1, protein MSTPSTTTHLLTFAPTRSFSHLHRLRRTVSLLRPPTLSSCPNFLTGNSHFCGMAVIASLFSSLSLMWLLSGRGIRDSKAMVEGLQGYGVISSKKVAEVMGTIDRALFVPDGSPAYVDSPMSIGYNATISAPHMHATCLQLLEKNLQPGMHALDVGSGTGYLTACFALMVGPKGRAVGIEHIPELVSSSIENIQKTAVAPLLKEGSLSVHVGDGRLGWPEFAPYDAIHVGAAAPEIPQPLIDQLKPGGRMVIPVGNLYQDLKVVDKNMDGSLSIRTETSVRYVPLTSREAQLRGY, encoded by the exons ATGTCTACGCCCTCTACAACAACCCACCTCTTAACCTTCGCCCCTACTCGCTCTTTCTCTCACCTTCACCGTCTCCGCCGCACAGTCTCACTCCTCCGACCACCCACTCTCTCCTCCTGTCCTAATTTCCTCACGGGTAACTCTCACTTCTGCGGAATGGCGGTAATTGCTTCTCTCTTTTCCTCTCTCAGCTTAATG TGGCTCTTGTCCGGGCGTGGAATTCGTGATAGCAAGGCAATGGTGGAGGGTTTGCAAGGTTATGGAGTGATTAGTTCCAAGAAGGTTGCTGAAGTGATGGGGACTATTGATAGGGCTTTGTTTGTGCCTGATGGGAGCCCAGCTTATGTTGACTCCCCCATGTCGATTGGTTATAATGCCACCATTTCTGCACCACATATGCATGCCACATGCCTGCAATTGTTGGAAAAGAATTTGCAGCCTGGTATGCATGCTTTGGATGTTGGATCAG GGACGGGATATTTGACGGCATGTTTTGCATTGATGGTTGGGCCAAAAGGTCGAGCAGTGGGTATAGAACACATTCCGGAGTTGGTCTCTTCCTCAATTGAGAATATTCAAAAAACTGCAGTAGCACCATTACTGAAAGAAGGTTCCCTCTCAGTGCATGTCGGTG ATGGAAGGCTAGGTTGGCCTGAATTTGCACCTTATGATGCTATTCATGTTGGGGCAGCTGCTCCCGAAATACCGCAACCACTTATTGACCAATTGAAGCCTGGAGGAAGAATGGTGATTCCTGTGGGAAATCTATACCAGGATTTAAAGGTTGTGGACAAGAACATGGATGGTTCTTTAAGTATCAGGACTGAAACTTCAGTTCGTTATGTTCCACTTACAAGTCGAGAAGCTCAGCTGCGAGGCTATTGA
- the LOC112175073 gene encoding protein-L-isoaspartate O-methyltransferase 1 isoform X2 — MSTPSTTTHLLTFAPTRSFSHLHRLRRTVSLLRPPTLSSCPNFLTGNSHFCGMAWLLSGRGIRDSKAMVEGLQGYGVISSKKVAEVMGTIDRALFVPDGSPAYVDSPMSIGYNATISAPHMHATCLQLLEKNLQPGMHALDVGSGTGYLTACFALMVGPKGRAVGIEHIPELVSSSIENIQKTAVAPLLKEGSLSVHVGDGRLGWPEFAPYDAIHVGAAAPEIPQPLIDQLKPGGRMVIPVGNLYQDLKVVDKNMDGSLSIRTETSVRYVPLTSREAQLRGY, encoded by the exons ATGTCTACGCCCTCTACAACAACCCACCTCTTAACCTTCGCCCCTACTCGCTCTTTCTCTCACCTTCACCGTCTCCGCCGCACAGTCTCACTCCTCCGACCACCCACTCTCTCCTCCTGTCCTAATTTCCTCACGGGTAACTCTCACTTCTGCGGAATGGCG TGGCTCTTGTCCGGGCGTGGAATTCGTGATAGCAAGGCAATGGTGGAGGGTTTGCAAGGTTATGGAGTGATTAGTTCCAAGAAGGTTGCTGAAGTGATGGGGACTATTGATAGGGCTTTGTTTGTGCCTGATGGGAGCCCAGCTTATGTTGACTCCCCCATGTCGATTGGTTATAATGCCACCATTTCTGCACCACATATGCATGCCACATGCCTGCAATTGTTGGAAAAGAATTTGCAGCCTGGTATGCATGCTTTGGATGTTGGATCAG GGACGGGATATTTGACGGCATGTTTTGCATTGATGGTTGGGCCAAAAGGTCGAGCAGTGGGTATAGAACACATTCCGGAGTTGGTCTCTTCCTCAATTGAGAATATTCAAAAAACTGCAGTAGCACCATTACTGAAAGAAGGTTCCCTCTCAGTGCATGTCGGTG ATGGAAGGCTAGGTTGGCCTGAATTTGCACCTTATGATGCTATTCATGTTGGGGCAGCTGCTCCCGAAATACCGCAACCACTTATTGACCAATTGAAGCCTGGAGGAAGAATGGTGATTCCTGTGGGAAATCTATACCAGGATTTAAAGGTTGTGGACAAGAACATGGATGGTTCTTTAAGTATCAGGACTGAAACTTCAGTTCGTTATGTTCCACTTACAAGTCGAGAAGCTCAGCTGCGAGGCTATTGA
- the LOC112175075 gene encoding 28 kDa ribonucleoprotein, chloroplastic encodes MTSATSHLFKTLSITADSCGLSLPHLFTAKTPNAFLPIPTRPTTKLHLSHSFSPLRSKTQFSSIVSYVAQTSDWAQQEEDSPVAIDGAAEESGEEGVFEEREEEVAPVEPPEEAKIFVGNLPFDVDSERLAQLFEKAGVVEIAEVIYNRDTDQSRGFGFVTMSTVEEADRAVEQFSRYDLNGRLLTVNKAAPRGTRAERPPRSYQSSYRIYVGNLPWNVDNGELEQLFSKHGSVVDARVVFDRETGRSRGFGFVTMASESDMNDAIGALDGESLDGRAIRVNVAEERQRRF; translated from the exons ATGACTTCGGCTACCTCCCATCTATTCAAGACCTTATCAATAACAGCAGACTCATGcggtctctctctccctcacctCTTCACCGCCAAAACCCCCAACGCATTTCTCCCAATCCCAACCAGACCCACCACCAAGCTCCACCTCTCCCACTCCTTTTCACCTCTCAGGAGCAAGACCCAGTTCTCTTCCATAGTCTCATACGTGGCCCAGACCTCGGATTGGGCCCAGCAGGAGGAGGACAGCCCGGTTGCCATTGATGGAGCTGCGGAGGAGAGCGGCGAGGAGGGGGTGTTTGAGGAGAGGGAAGAAGAGGTGGCCCCTGTTGAGCCGCCCGAGGAGGCCAAGATTTTTGTTGGGAATTTGCCCTTTGATGTTGACAGTGAGAGATTGGCTCAGCTGTTTGAGAAGGCCGGAGTTGTCGAGATTGCTGAG GTTATTTACAACAGGGACACTGACCAGAGCCGTGGATTCGGGTTTGTGACTATGAGCACTGTGGAAGAAGCTGACAGGGCTGTGGAACAGTTCAGTCGCTAC gaTTTGAATGGAAGACTCTTGACTGTCAATAAGGCTGCTCCAAGAGGAACACGTGCAGAGCGCCCACCACGCTCTTATCAGTCTTCATACAGAATCTATGTTGGTAACCTGCCATGGAATGTGGATAATGGTGAACTTGAGCAGCTTTTCAGTAAACACGGTAGCGTGGTAGACGCGCGTGTAGTCTTTGACAGAGAAACTGGACGATCACGTGGTTTTGGCTTTGTAACAATGGCCAGTGAATCTGATATGAATGATGCCATTGGTGCTCTGGATGGAGAG AGTTTGGACGGCAGGGCGATCAGAGTAAATGTTGCCGAGGAAAGACAAAGGCGCTTTTGA